One genomic region from Anguilla rostrata isolate EN2019 chromosome 2, ASM1855537v3, whole genome shotgun sequence encodes:
- the vps25 gene encoding vacuolar protein-sorting-associated protein 25 translates to MSFEWPWQYNFPPFFTLQPNVDTRQKQLAAWCSLTLSYCRHRKLYTLDVMEAQESPVFNNKKIERKLPMEAIQVVFEELRKKGNLEWIDKNKTRCLIMWRRPEEWGKLIYQWVSRNGMVNSVFTLYELSNGDDTESEEFHGLEEWLLLRSLQILQGEGKAELITMDDGKGVKFF, encoded by the exons ATGAGTTTTGAGTGGCCTTGGCAATACAACTTTCCTCCGTTTTTTAC ATTGCAGCCTAATGTTGACACAAGACAGAAACAGCTAGCAGCATGGTGCTCACTGACGCTGTCCTATTGCCGACATCGCAAACTCTACACGTTGGACGTCATGGAGGCACAAGAGAGTCCTGTGTTTAACAATAAGAAAATAGAGA GAAAACTTCCAATGGAAGCCATCCAGGTTGTTTTCGAAGAACTAAGGAAAAAAG GTAATCTGGAGTggattgacaaaaacaaaacacgctGTCTGATCATGTGGAGACGACCGGAGGAATGGGGGAAGCTGATATATCAATGG GTTTCCAGAAACGGGATGGTCAATTCAGTGTTCACGCTCTATGAACTCTCGAACGGGGACGACACTGAAAGCGAAG aattccacgGGCTTGAGGAGTGGCTGCTGCTGCGCTCCCTGCAgatcctgcagggggagggcaAGGCGGAGCTCATCACCATGGACGACGGGAAGGGAGTCAAGTTCTTCtga
- the cntd1 gene encoding cyclin N-terminal domain-containing protein 1 isoform X1: MEIKSFKPIYFKDISSSFSGEQPNLKFGEVPFNILYDFLTDLSNRNKHHLNHLSTCSGSFKDRRLVECVFLICEELKLDSLAGYQAIEILERFMIKHLDHLFCTYSSAGDDDSGRSVADYIFIRLSQKFSLLIISCIQLASKLTLHSNVIDNNTAVKFLKSIGLSYSKDTLLESELLVLKTLNFSISVPNPLMYVETLLEVLGYNDASAPVSQLYALCHCLLRCAYLQRKPIYHSLLVSATKCASPSQEQRVKFAEVTEDFMLLSVGVIAAGAFILNVASWEQVTRETGLAQNARHKRSSSLTLLNCRSRCSSCGRRFSFRVRIPALRRNIL, translated from the exons ATGGAGATCAAGTCGTTTAAACCTATCTATTTCAAAGACATTTCAAGTTCTTTCTCTGGAGAACAGCCTAATTTAAAGTTTGGTGAAGTTCCCTTTAATATTTTGTACGACTTTCTCACAGATCTCAGCAATAGGAACAAACATCATTTGAACCACTTATCCACTTGCAGTGGGAGTTTTAAAGACCGAAGATTAGTTG agtgcgTCTTCCTCATATGCGAAGAGTTAAAACTTGACTCATTGGCTGGATACCAAGCAATTGAAATATTGGAAAG GTTTATGATAAAGCACCTTGATCATCTGTTTTGCACCTACAGCAGCGCAGGTGATGATGATAGCGGCAGGAGCGTTGCGGACTATATTTTCATTAGGCTGAGCCAGAAATTCAGTCTCCTGATCATCTCGTGCATACAGCTGGCGAGCAAACTCACACTTCACAGCAAT GTAATTGACAACAACACAGCTGTGAAGTTTCTGAAGTCTATTGGGCTCTCCTACTCCAAAGACACACTTTTGGAATCTGAACTTCTCGTCTTAAAAACACTGAACTTCAGCATCAGTGTCCCAAATCCTCTAATGTATGTGGAAACATTACTGGAAGTGCTGG GGTACAATGATGCGTCCGCCCCCGTCTCTCAGCTGTACGCCCTCTGCCACTGCTTGCTCCGGTGCGCCTATCTGCAGAGGAAGCCTATTTACCACTCCCTGCTGGTATCTGCGACCAAGTGCGCCAGTCCGTCGCAGGAGCAGAG AGTGAAGTTTGCAGAAGTGACCGAGGACTTCATGCTACTGAGCGTGGGCGTCATTGCTGCGGGTGCTTTTATCCTCAACGTCGCCAGCTGGGAGCAGGTAACGCGCGAGACGGGCCTTGCTCAAAACGCGCGCCACAAACGCAGCTCCTCGTTGACTTTGCTAAACTGCAGGTCACGTTGTTCATCATGCGGTCGGCGGTTCAGCTTCAGGGTTAGGATTCCAGCTTTGCGTCGTAATATCCTGTGA
- the cntd1 gene encoding cyclin N-terminal domain-containing protein 1 isoform X2 produces MEIKSFKPIYFKDISSSFSGEQPNLKFGEVPFNILYDFLTDLSNRNKHHLNHLSTCSGSFKDRRLVECVFLICEELKLDSLAGYQAIEILERFMIKHLDHLFCTYSSAGDDDSGRSVADYIFIRLSQKFSLLIISCIQLASKLTLHSNVIDNNTAVKFLKSIGLSYSKDTLLESELLVLKTLNFSISVPNPLMYVETLLEVLGYNDASAPVSQLYALCHCLLRCAYLQRKPIYHSLLVSATKCASPSQEQRVKFAEVTEDFMLLSVGVIAAGAFILNVASWEQVVEELNYITGISAQSIMEFAYVMLSHIVKNEFVQVT; encoded by the exons ATGGAGATCAAGTCGTTTAAACCTATCTATTTCAAAGACATTTCAAGTTCTTTCTCTGGAGAACAGCCTAATTTAAAGTTTGGTGAAGTTCCCTTTAATATTTTGTACGACTTTCTCACAGATCTCAGCAATAGGAACAAACATCATTTGAACCACTTATCCACTTGCAGTGGGAGTTTTAAAGACCGAAGATTAGTTG agtgcgTCTTCCTCATATGCGAAGAGTTAAAACTTGACTCATTGGCTGGATACCAAGCAATTGAAATATTGGAAAG GTTTATGATAAAGCACCTTGATCATCTGTTTTGCACCTACAGCAGCGCAGGTGATGATGATAGCGGCAGGAGCGTTGCGGACTATATTTTCATTAGGCTGAGCCAGAAATTCAGTCTCCTGATCATCTCGTGCATACAGCTGGCGAGCAAACTCACACTTCACAGCAAT GTAATTGACAACAACACAGCTGTGAAGTTTCTGAAGTCTATTGGGCTCTCCTACTCCAAAGACACACTTTTGGAATCTGAACTTCTCGTCTTAAAAACACTGAACTTCAGCATCAGTGTCCCAAATCCTCTAATGTATGTGGAAACATTACTGGAAGTGCTGG GGTACAATGATGCGTCCGCCCCCGTCTCTCAGCTGTACGCCCTCTGCCACTGCTTGCTCCGGTGCGCCTATCTGCAGAGGAAGCCTATTTACCACTCCCTGCTGGTATCTGCGACCAAGTGCGCCAGTCCGTCGCAGGAGCAGAG AGTGAAGTTTGCAGAAGTGACCGAGGACTTCATGCTACTGAGCGTGGGCGTCATTGCTGCGGGTGCTTTTATCCTCAACGTCGCCAGCTGGGAGCAG GTTGTGGAGGAGCTGAATTACATAACAGGGATCTCTGCACAGAGCATTATGGAGTTTGCATATGTAATGCTGTCACACATTGTGAAGAATGAATTTGTGCAAGTCACATGA